The window TCAAGCGACAGGTGCGATCCATGAGCGCTAAAGAAAACCGGCCGTAATTGTCCGCACTTCTACGGTTACTGCTACCCGAGCCCTGGCAGAACCTTCAGAACcactaattaattaattaattaactaactaacagcagcaggagccctggcaaCTAGTGACAAGGCCCCAACCGGGGCGGGGCCGATGGCATTGGGATTTCTCCTTCCTCGCCTCTCCCCGCCCTGCACGGCCCGGGCGGGCAGCCTCGGCCCGCCCCTCGGCCCGCCCacggccgggcgctgccgcccCTCGCCCGCCCCGTGAGGCGGCCCATCCGCGCCGGGCAGAGCAGCGCCGGAGCAGCGGTATGGCGGCACGCAGGGTGCTGGTGTACGGCGGTAGAGGGGCGCTGGGCTCCCAGTGCGTGCGGTACTTCAAGTCCAAGAACTGGGTAAGCGCCGGGCCGGGAGGTGGCGAGGCGGGGATCCTCGCGGGGGAGCAGCCGTGCCCCGCcgggccgtgccgtgccgtgccgggcGCTCCGGGGTGCGGGCCGCTAACGCGCCGTTCCTCTCGCCGCCGCAGTGGGTGGCCAGCATCGACCTGGCGGAGAACGCGGACGCCAGCGCCAACGTGGTGGTGAGAGCGACCGACTCCTTCCCCGAGCAGGCCGAGCAGGTGGGTCAGCGGCCAGTGCCTGGTGAGGCGGTGGAGCGGTGCAGCAGCCAGCCTCCCCGGGCGTGCGCATCCCTTCGGCCGGGCGATGCACGGAGCTTCCCCGGGTGTGCGCATCTCTTTCGCTGCCGCCCGCGGTATCAAggcggctgcagggatgggtcCGCCTCCACTCAGGGAGCAGCAGCGCGATCGGTCGCGGCCGTACTGCGAACCTCAAGGTCCTCCTGCTCgtctcttctttttaattttttgtaattCCTTTTAACTAAATACGCAGAAAGAGCTTGATATTGGAGGCTCAGCACATAAGgcagttttggtttgttttgtcttgACTTTTAAAGGTCGCAGACTGAACCAGGTGAGTTGTAATGAAGATGGGTAAGGATACCTTAAAATGCAACCCCCTTTTTCAAATACCCTaactttaaaatgtgtttgtgtAAGTAGATGGCATGCTCAAAGCGTATGAACCTAAGCGCCAGTGGATCCCTAGGGGAATGCACTGGTTTCCAGGAATGGGAATATGGGAGAATCTAAGCCAGCctaaaaaaatactttgctttATTCTCTACAGATAGCATTccttatttacattttaaatttcaagCTAATTTCTGTTACTAATATACTGAATATCTAGCCAATATGGGTTTTTTATATGTACACAACTCCTAAAGCTTTGGAAGAGTAACATAGAATGTTTACAATACAATTTTCAGTATGGTTTTGCAAAAGCTATTGGTTCTTCTTCACTTCTTGAGAGATAGATTGTTTGCTATTTGCTTTGACAGAGAAAATTCACAGCCAACAAATTCATTACCAGCTCAGAGGTCTTATATTTGAAACAGAACAAATTACAGAGATCTTAAAGTATACAAGATCAAATTTGGTGGCCATACTCAAACTGATGGTTGTCGTTTAGACAGAAGCAGTAAGGAGGCTAATCTTTAGTTGTTTTTCTTGTACTGTCATCAAAAGTGACACTGGTAGTCCTGGTCAGACCAAGAGTTTCATTTCCCGTCTTAAACAACACCATACTCTGAAAAGAGCCTGTCAAAAGCAAGTCAGTAATAATTTTTGTTAACAGTAGAGGTAAGGGTCAGGTGTTTCAGCTCTGTTGATCACTCATTTCCAGTGACATCACACACTCTATGGCTTTCATTCATTTGACATTCATCAATAGTTATTTTTTAACACAGTTGTTTTGAGTTCATGAATCATAAATATTAGTTTTCTATGGCTGTTTAAATTGCTGTGCCCTGTGTTACTCAAATACATAAGTAGGAAAAAGTAGCTTTCAGACATTCATTGTGTTTACCTCTTTACCTTATCAGTCCAGTGTTTTCAGTATGTTCTTGTTCTGTGTTGACAGGTGACAGCAGAAGTTGGAAAACTTCTTGGTGAGGAAAAGGTGGATGCGATCCTGTGTGTAGCAGGAGGATGGGCTGGAGGCAGCGCCAAAGCCAAGTGTAAGCCTTTGGTACAGACCTGCTGGTGAAAGCCTGAATGATGTCTGAGAAAAGTccttaaaaatctttcttcccCAGTCCATAAGAGGACAAATGCATAGAAGTACAAAATAGCTTAGTCGCAGTGCTTCTTAGTGCTTCTCtgaatttttgctttctgttaaATTTACACAGCACTTTGTTTCTTCAGTaatgttgtttatttttatcagAAAGTTTTGATGTGCTTTCTGAAGGAGCTCAGCATTGTTATCCACGAGCTGACTTTTGCTGAGATTACCTGTGTCAGGCAAGGTATGAAAGACATGTTGATGTTGTTTCCTAAGTCATTGCTTTACGCATAAAACCTCAGTTgcttctgcagctctctgagcTGTTTCAGTGCAATACGATATTGGAAGGCACTGCCTAATCATGCTACAGAAAAACCACTTCAGattgaaaaaatgcttttaaacatGGACTATTCATAATGAAATTTATACTTTGCCCCCTACTGTAGAgctacaagaagaaaaatagccTTATTTTCTGTCTGGGGTAAATCTGGTGAAATGtgtccttttcttcccccttctGGTTTGGCTGTTACAGGCTCAAAGAGGGGATACAAAAGacataaatgaatattttacaaTGTATAGGTAGAAAATGGTAGAAAGCATGTTTTCATAGTGCTGTTGCACTCTGTGTAACAGTGAGGAAATCAGAGTTCATTGTCTTCCTTTGGCTAATTTCATGAATTATCTTCCTAATCAGCTTTATACAAAAACTGTGATCTGATGTGGAAGCAGAGTGTTTGGACATCAACTATTTCCAGCCACCTTGCCACAAAACATCTGAAAGAAGGCGGCCTCTTGACTCTGACAGGAGCTCAAGCTGCTTTGTCTGGAACCCCAGGTAAAATGCTGTGCAtgacagctgcagggacacagcagttAGAGACAGTTGTTTATCTGAGCATTCTTGTTTGTGAGGCAATAGCTTCACACCCCAGTTTCTTGTCATCTAGCACAAATGGGATCCTATTGGTGAAATGTGtaaggaaaatgtaattttacagGTAGCAATATTGAATCTCTTGAAGCTGTGGTACAAGCACATAGAATCAGTATTTAAATAGTATTTGACGTGCATTGGTGAAATGTACTTGGGTAGTATATGatacagaaaaatgtttggaaGATAAAGACTGAAAGTACACAGCAATAGAAGTACAATGCTCAGACAAagttaaatttcctttttgtgtTCTAGACAGAGTCCTTAATTGACCAATCTTTCTGTTGGCGATGACTCAGCTGATTCTGATAACCATGCTTGTCCTGTTCATGTTCTGATTCCAGTCTATCTTTGCTTCAAACATAGATAAGCTTGTTGACTGTTGGCTTCATCCTCAGCTAGCTATTTAATAGGAActttattgcatttttaatcTTACCCCTCAACCATGTTGGTCTGCATGGAGGAAGAAATCTGGGAgcaatttaaaattgaaaaaagaaaataggcaCTGACACACAAGCCCACAGGCAGCAAAAGGAAAGTTTGAGACAAATACTCATATTTCCCAAGCTTTTATTAGTGTCAttttaacagtatttttaaGACACGGATACTAAGATTTTAAAACAGATACAATTCATGAATACTCCAGAAAGCTTTGCCTAAAACTTTTCAGGCAAAAATGTTCTATAAATTTTCTAGTTAATGATGAATCTTTTGTTTTTATAGTGGCATCCACTATAGTCAAAGATAAAAGGCTTATTTTTGAGAATAAGCAGATGAATAATTTACAGTGAACTGCTGACTGACTatacacaaatgaaaaaaagtgaGTTCTGGCAAATTTTCATGGTTTTTATTTGGGTGGTCTTGGGAGGTAGAGACCACAACACAGGAAACAAAGTGATGAACCTTCCTGTTTTGAACTAGCTGGTTTCAGCTGGTCTGGATTTTTCTAAAAGTCACAGGAATGCTTTGGGCAAACACATGCAACTTATTAACATCAGGAAGAATTGGGAAAGAGTTGTTGCTCAACTTTTGCAAATATGCCTTATTAGCTTTGTTATGACTGGCTGTTCTGGAAGAAAGAatctttttcttgtttgctgttaatgagatttttcttttcctatgaGAAAATCTTGCTTCACATAATGCAAACTGAAGAACACTGAAAATTACATGAACAGTGACAGAAGCATTGCGAGTGTGATGTTTGAGAAATGTATCAGGCATGAAAAGGTTTCTAAGAAGAATTAGAATGTTTGGGTTAGGCAAGACGAGAGAGGAATATGATACacatgtgaatatttttatcttaACAATAAAATAAGTTAGCTAGTGCTGTCCATGATTCCTCCTAAGAAAAATGGATGTTATATAATATGTTTAATTACATTGTAGAAGTATTTCTATTACATTCAAAATACTTCTTTAGGCGCATTGGAAAGGGGCTGAATAGCTGTATAGATGGCTAGGAAGGAAGACATTCAGTTGTAGTAGACCTGTTTTCTTAGGTACTTTATCTGTGTCTGAACTTCTTGACAGATGTATGCCTTGAGACATCTGAGACCTCTAGCACTCTGATTGTCCAGATCTTGTTCCTGAGCAGTGTGCCTTATGCTGTGGTTCATGCTGCTCTTAGAATGCTCACTTGCCTAGAAAGCAGCAGTTTTTAGGAAGAAGCTTTCTCCCCAGGGCCTGTCAGACCTGGGATGCTGACCAAGTGAATTCCAGATTTGAGAGGGAAGTGAACTGTATCTGTTTGGGTCCAAACTCACAAATATCTTAGTTATATGATGAAAATTAATAGAAGAGTGCTTTATTAAAGTCTGTGAGCATCTTACTCAGTTAAATTTGTCAACTTAGCCCTGTAGGTCACATCCTTCAGGGTGCATTTGGATACTTTGGCTAAACATGCTTGACTTGGTAAGCTGCTTATTTCTGTAGTGCTAGGTTAAAAGAGTTCTGTGATAGTTTCTGGATGTCTACCAAAGCCTTTTTATTCAtattagcatttttttcttttaatatgtatgctttaatatgttttaaaagtCTGTTTCTTTTCTGGCTGTGGTAAGTGGTCTTAAAAttcatcaaatattttttagtttCTGTCATGCTACTGCTGATGTTGAGGGCTGTTCTGATTGTGctctgatttgattttttttaatttttagggaTGATTGCCTATGGCATGGCCAAAGGAGCAGTGCATCAGCTTTGTCAGAGTCTGGCTGGTGCCAGCAGTGGGCTGCCATCTGGTTCTGCTGCAGTTGCCATTTTACCGTAAGTGGTTGCTTAGTTGTCTCTGCCTGTGTTGTTTAATTTAATTACTGCTGCAACCTAGAGCCACACAGATATGTTTGCAGTGTCCTATTCACAGCACACAAACAGCCTCTCAGGCCTACTCACAGGAAAAGGATGCATCTTGACTGGATGAACAAAGACTTACAGAAGTCACCCTAAAAATTATTGCattcttttctttgcctttgcaAAATGGTAGTAGATGTTAGGATTAAAATTTGGTTTACTTTTAACCAGTTTAACTGTAGCCATGCATTAACATgtgatttctttatttcaatATTGACAGAACTGTAAAAATGAGATGAACTGTTCAGCAAATTTTTAGACTTAGCTCTGTGATACTAGTAAGGCAAAGGATTACTTGACAGGCTTTCACTTGATTAAAAATGCTTCTTCATAAGGTGCTGCATGCCTATGCTTGACTGGTAAAATTGGGTTACTTTGAGGACCTGTAAACCAAAAAAATTtcactgctttcattttttgtcAGGAAAGCTAGTAAAAAGTGGATGGCCTACTAGGTCTTCACTATGTTTAATTTTACCAATTCTGTTGCAAAacttaaaagtatttttcttgccAGGCCCATATTCTAGTTCAGGACCCAAAAAGTAAGACTAGAGAGTTCTGTACAGGGATTTGGTACACTACCTGAATTTCTCTACTTTTACATCACACACACTCTTAAGATACTTGTTCAGGTCAGACAGGAATGGCATTAAATGTGTTTGGATAACTGACGCCACCTTCTAGAGAGCTTTATAGTCAGGCACGTGCAAAGATCACTGGATTTTTGTGCATGCTGCTCTTGTGTAGTTCTCATGCAAAACTCTGTTCTTAACTGAGTTTTTGAGAGGGTAAATACACCTTGTATTGTCAACAGCATTTCAGTGAGGGAGTTCTGGAAAATTAACCCTTTCATGTCATTGTATGTAGTGTAAATATGTATTGTCAAAGTCAAAACTTCCTATATTTATGCACTTCGTCTCTCGAAAGCATGGATGTAGTAGTGCGTGTGTGCCGGGCAGTACATGTGAACAGGCTTATTGCTGCTATTCCCCATCTACATGAGAGAGGTAGGAAGGGAGCTGCAAGCTGAGGGATGGCTCCAATGGGCAGTTCCTCAGCTAGCCAGGAAGCTGAGGGATTCTTAGTTGGAGCCTTGGATATACATTGAAACTAATGACTATAAATTGTTAACACACGGGGAGGATGCAAGGGAAATCCATATCACGTGGTGTAAAAGTCAAGGACATATTACAGCAGTGAATTGAAGCAGGTGGTGCTCATCAGAAACATGATATATAAATAAAAGGCTTGCTTATCTTTTTTAATCACAGGGTTACCTTAGATACACCAGCAAACAGGAAATCAATGCCTGATGCAGATTTCAGCTCCTGGACACCCTTAGAATTCATTGCAGAGTGAGTATTTGTGGGATAACTAAACAGTTGCTCCCTGTCCCTCTTGCTGCTGCATCTCAGTGCCTGTTCTGTTTAAGTAGCTATcttggatttgggtggatttttttcctccatcatCTTATTGGGTATCTTTCCAAATCACATCAGGTTTAATTGCACAGGCTTGCTAACTGGAGAAAATTAGACTAACTCCATCAACTTCAGCTTCTCTACATGAGTTATTCCAGCAAGGAAGAAAGTCTTAAGCAGCTGGAAGCTGGAGAATTTCCTAAAGCCTGTAGACAAATTAAATTgcagacagcagctgcaggagacacCTGGCTTAAAGATAAGCTGCAAATAAGCATTTCAACTTGGGTGggattctttttcttctaaacaCAGTTTACTGCCCAGTTTATGGCACATTAGTTCAATTCTCTCAACCGGCAACATTTCTGCTCTTGTTCAGAAGAATTTagtacagattattttttttactatctACAAAAACTTGTGCTGCAAAATGCTGAAACTCAGCTGTAGCTTATGTCATGGCAGGTTGAGATTATCTGCCTTACTTTTCTCATTCCTCAGAGTTAGAGAAGGTGCAGCATGAGTATTGCCTTCTGCCTTGTGATGAGGAGTAGCAGAGTTTCTGTTGAGGGTGAACTCAtgttttaaaagtcttttaGAACTAACAGTGGAATTGAATTTACCTATTGTTAATTGTTCAGAGAACAGTTTAGTTCTGAcatcagatttctttttctgtaaatttttttaaggTGGATGCCAGAGATGGAAATGGTTTTAGTTGCATCTGTTTAGTTTAAGCCTCTGCAGTTGTCTGATGAGGCTCTTTAAAACAGGCTCCATCAATTGAATTTAGCTGGCCTGAAAATATTCAGGAAAAGATACTTAATTTATTGTGCTCCAGGAGCACCTTAGCTAGATGTTAGAGTGTTGCAAATTCAGTTTTTAAGTTGAACTTTTTAGTAATTTATCCTTACAGGAGAATTCAGTtgattggtttgttttgtttctagtTCCCTAAAGTTTAACCCCAGTGCTCGGGAAACTGAATATTTCCCTGAGCAACATCAGCATCTGCTGGCAACATCAGCATCTTGGGAATGATGCAGGAAATCCTTTACCATATGGCACTTGGATTTTGTGCCCTGGGAGCTCTTTTTGGATTGTGGGATGTTCCAACATGACAGTTGCTATGTGTGCACTATTGGAAAGGCTGAAGGACCTGTAAAATACAGTTCACTCTCTCTAGTCTGTTTTGAGGAGGGAGATTATGTTGTGTTTTGATAAGGAGTCTCCTGGTCTGCTACCTAGAAGGTGTCCATCTTACTCGGTGCTGTTTTGGATGTCTTAaggcttttttccctcccactgAGACCACTTTCACAGTTAAATATCATGTTATAATGGCCAGTGGCAGAGTGATGAATTTAGCAACTCGATTCTAGTCATAAAACtgtatttcttttatatatatgcTATAAAGGCAACTAAAGTagctcttcctttcccttttataACTTTATTTAAGTGGGAAAAAACCTAGTGACTCTGACATTTTAAGCTCCTGGCCTTTTCTTTTGAGATATTTTGGAAATCCTGTGTGCTCTAATGCCCCTTGGATTTCTCTGGGCCCTCTGCACAGTTCTGAGGGTCTGAATCCAGTGATCACATCACATAGAAATCACTAGAGAGAGTAGTAGGAAAAGAGGGAAggcttgtattttatttttcctgtcaaTATACCTGATAAtagctgtaatttttttgttctccCTCACCCTATTCtatccatttattttaaaacagaatctTTTATGACTGGATAACGGGAAAGGATCGACCAAGCTCTGGCAGTCTAATCCAGGTGATAACTACAGGTGGGAAGACTGAACTAGTTTCAGCAGCACATCTTTGATTTCAGTCACTTGAAGTGATGAAATTTCAGCAAAAGAGAAGATGTGGAAAATCTGTCCGCCAGTGTAATTTGAATGGTCTTCTGTATCCATTGTTTGTAGTTATTCCATTAATGGAACCAGATTTCAAGTAATGTTTGTGCTGTCAGTTGTGAGCTATCAGCATTTATTTACCAAATAATACCAACTTGTCTCTAAATGGAAGTTGCAGGCTTTAAAGTCTATAGATGTCCTAATCCTGAGCATTATATGGCAATTTACCTGTTTTCTATGAAATGAGAATTGTGCTGAACTTTGTCATGTGATTGCATACATAATGgttgaattttctttctctgtcagTAAGTGTTTCTGGCAACTTACTGAGGATCTTTCagctttctgtctttttctgtcTGAGAATATAACCCCACTCCTGCATATTGTGCTGGCTGTAGCCATGGGGAACACCACAGTCATGTATCATGTCCTAGTCATGTGACACTCGTGAATGTTCCACTTGAGTTAATGAAACTGAATAGAGATTACTCACTTAAGAAGGAATTCCTGATTTGCCTTACAGTTCATTAGCTGCTCTCAGGCATACAGTTGTAGGATAAAAGTCATTCTGTCAAATGAATAGTATGTCTTTTGGTCATGATTGTTCTTGACTGTTTCAAAAAGCAAAGTGCCGTAAAGTAGTAGAAAAAGCTTACATGCACTTGAAAATGGAACTTTTTGtgcaaataaatatatatattgttTTATGTACTGGGCTGTCTCCATTACTGTAATCCCAATATCTTGATaacattttaattgttttaattgaACACACAGTTCAGTTGTGGTAAAGGACTTAATTATTTTACTTATTCAATTCTGATCATGGTgcataaaatacatttcagtgtGTGCCGAACATCTACCAACCATGCGTAGAGGCAGGCCTTCAGCTGGGGCAAATGTTTTATTAAATCCAGCCATGTTACATGGAAATACAGTTCAGATAAAGAGTGCAAGCATTACCTGTTCTGAGCATGGACTTACACGGAATCAGTTCCGTTGGATTTTTGGGAACATCTTGAAAGCAATTAAATATGTGAAGTTGTGTATATGTTCTCCCTCTGCACTTTCCTGTTTTTATTAACTTCAGGGTTGTGTTGGGGAAGGATTTACTGCCGTGAGTCGGGGAACCTTTCCCCTGTTCCCACTGGAAAAGTTTGTGTGCCCATGTTAATTTTAACATAGAATGATTGCCTGTTTTGCTATGACTGTCTttacttgttttgttttgcagggTGCAAAGGTAGAGGGgaatttttctgtcttgtcAAACCAGGACTATCAGTTTACAAACTGATAGTGAAAAAGTGAAAAGCTTGCAATGATGCTGCTGCACCAGTGGCTTGTACAGGCTCAGAGTACAGACAAAAACTGCAAGGGACTGGTTGGGAATGAAACTGTAGAGTGCTACTCAATTTTTCTGGAAAAGGGGGTAGCTGTCATACTACAAACTAACATGATTTGAAGGCTTCCCTTTGCCAAGCTAGCTAAAGCAGTGAATAGTGTTAAAGCATAATTGTGGACACAAGACTTCTGGATTAAATCTCATCAGTTCACAGGTATGAGCAGAAGGATACAAAAATGATATTGAATCTGGAGAGTGACAGCAGAGGTGAGTGTATGACAATAAGCCAGGTGTCTGACAAGCTTACTGCTAATGGTGAGGGATTTAGCCTGAGGAGTTTGATGTTAAAGAGACTTTTTGTGACCAGTTGCATCCTGTATCTCTCCAAACttcatttccttcagctggCCCAGAGATCTGGTGGTGCTGCAATGAGGAGCAGAGATGTGTCTTTGTGTGGGTGTGTTCCATATGGATGAGCTCTCTGGAGTGCTCCCACATACTAATGGAGACTGTAGTCCTGTTGTGAAGATTTTCACAGAATTATGGCATGATTTGGGCTGCAAGGGAGCTCTGAAgatctagtccaacccccccGTCAGGCAGGGATGTCTTACTGCTTATTACAGAACTAGGTACATGATGAATTTCCACTCCAATATTGATGAGCCTCTGAATTGCTCATATTTTACCTTTATATGGCATGATTGCCAACACTGTACTACAGAAGTAAGAAGCTTACCTTCCTTTAATTTAGgaaatgcaatattttttaatttctgatatATATTAAGCAGCTGAATTTATCATGTTTTTTACTTGGGACTGTACAGATGTTGTCACACTAAAAAGTTCATATGCACAGAGCCTGTTTAGTAGGGCATTTTTCTGTGCAGCCTTCCTTCAAAGATGCATGCTACTGTTTACTAGGAAAGTAGTCAAGTGGggtctgaaaaataaaacccaaatcaTGCCGGATCAGTCCTGCTTACACTGCAGCCCACTTGCACTCAGCATTCTGGGTTTCACAGGTGTAATATtgtttgaaaataaacatttctagGGCAGAGCCAATGCACCTTATAGAGGATGATGCAGTTGCATGGTCCAGCCATACACACAGTTCCAGTCTCCTCAAACAGGGATGGCTCTTGCACATGGCATCTGATACAAAGGTGCAAAGACAAAATATGGCTTTGTCAGAAggccaggacagctgggacaggccTGCTCTGTATGAATGGGGTTTGTTCCTACAGATTTAGAGAAAGTAGATGTTAATAGAGCACAAGTGAAAGAGGCCTGCACAGTAGAATATCAGTAATATTATACATCCAAAGACCTGTGAACACTGGGCAAGAGCCTCTTTTTGACATTCCAGGTGTTAAGTGGGTGGGAACCTGAGCTGCTTTGTGGACTGTGGCTGCTGTTCTGCAGACTCTTGACTGGTTCCAGGCCCCTTGCTTTGCAGAACCTTTTGATCATTGCAGGGCTGAGTCCAAAATGTTTTTAGAGTTCACTGGGAAGTAAAATTCACATATTTTACCAACAGGTTTAATTATTTTAGTTATATTTTCATGAGAAAATCAGCTTTCTACctattagtagtagtagtaaaaATTGCCACAAAATAAACGTTTATGATCATGCCCTGCttttaaggaaaacagaaaagttttcaaATACAATAATAGGGGAGTCATTCAACATGTCCAGTTCTACAATTCTATGGTAATCCAAAGTTGCACTTTGAAATCTTTTGTTGAAACATGCTAAACAAgtgtgttgttgttttttttttttaatagtagaATGAAAATTACTACCACAACAAGAAGTAACATTTATTatctttctgcttcccagtATTGACTCACTGGAAGAAAACAGATGGGGACTGTAATAGCATGTGGAGATGCTTCAGACTAACCCTTGCAGTGTTGAACAAGGTGAGAAGTAGGCAGACATCTGAAAGGCATTGCACAAGTCAGTAGCAAATGTCACTTGAGATTTAGATCTCTGTTATTCTTGCACTTCCTGAAAC is drawn from Haemorhous mexicanus isolate bHaeMex1 chromosome 4, bHaeMex1.pri, whole genome shotgun sequence and contains these coding sequences:
- the QDPR gene encoding dihydropteridine reductase, whose amino-acid sequence is MAARRVLVYGGRGALGSQCVRYFKSKNWWVASIDLAENADASANVVVRATDSFPEQAEQVTAEVGKLLGEEKVDAILCVAGGWAGGSAKAKSLYKNCDLMWKQSVWTSTISSHLATKHLKEGGLLTLTGAQAALSGTPGMIAYGMAKGAVHQLCQSLAGASSGLPSGSAAVAILPVTLDTPANRKSMPDADFSSWTPLEFIAEIFYDWITGKDRPSSGSLIQVITTGGKTELVSAAHL